In a genomic window of Rhododendron vialii isolate Sample 1 chromosome 12a, ASM3025357v1:
- the LOC131310649 gene encoding BTB/POZ domain-containing protein At1g67900-like: MKYMKLGSRPDTFYTSDSVRSISSEVSSDLIVQVKGSRYLLHKFPLLSKCLRLQRLCSESPDSQQYQIVQLPDFPGGIEAFELCAKFCYGITITISAYNIVSARCAAEYLQMTEDVEKGNLMYKLEVFFNSCILQGWKDSIVTLQSTKSFPSWSEDLDITSRCIEAISAKIIAQPSRVNLSHNHSRRGRDDVSCNGGESHRHKAKGWWAEDLVELSIDLFWRTLIAIKSGGKIPSNLIGDALRIYASRWLPNVPKDSNVNKDLESDMGSDSVVGDLRSKHRLLLESIISLLPAERGAVSSSFLLKLLKAANLVNASSSSKMELARRVGIQLDEAKVSDLLIPTKDSTLYDVDIVLTILEQFTLQGQSPPISPTRGKNGFERRRRSRSAENIKFEFQESRRSSSASHSSKLKVGRLVDGYLQEIARDVNLPLSKFIAVTEAVPDFARVDHDDLYRAIDIYLKAHPDLNKSERKRLCKILDCKKLSMEACTHAAQNELLPLRVVVQVLFFDQARIATAGGPVTELPSNIKALFAQNGDPRKPTSSLSTNATAVAPEDQWSVTGLKSPKSKLATLRMKLAEDEDLEDNYTNEIGNNSKVKAVCSLPTGPKRMLSKLWSINRSAGEKNCQ, translated from the exons ATGAAGTATATGAAACTTGGTTCTCGGCCGGATACTTTCTACACTTCTGATTCAGTAAG GTCAATCTCCTCAGAAGTCTCCAGTGATCTCATAGTTCAAGTTAAGGGAAGTAGATATCTGCTTCACAAG TTTCCCCTTCTTTCCAAGTGCTTGCGCCTCCAGAGGCTGTGCTCCGAAAGCCCCGATTCCCAACAGTACCAGATAGTCCAACTCCCGGATTTCCCCGGTGGAATCGAGGCGTTCGAATTGTGTGCAAAGTTTTGCTATGGCATCACCATCACAATAAGTGCCTACAACATAGTATCAGCACGATGTGCTGCCGAGTACCTCCAGATGACAGAAGATGTTGAGAAGGGAAACCTGATGTACAAACTTGAGGTTTTCTTCAACTCTTGTATACTTCAAGGGTGGAAGGACTCAATCGTGACATTACAAAGCACCAAGTCATTCCCCTCATGGTCCGAGGACCTCGATATCACAAGCAGATGCATTGAAGCCATTTCTGCAAAAATCATAGCCCAGCCCTCAAGGGTAAACTTGTCACATAATCATTCgcggagagggagagatgacGTGTCTTGTAACGGAGGAGAGAGCCACAGACATAAGGCTAAAGGGTGGTGGGCTGAAGATTTAGTGGAATTGAGCATTGATCTTTTTTGGAGAACTCTAATAGCTATCAAATCTGGTGGGAAGATACCCTCTAACCTTATCGGAGACGCGTTAAGGATTTATGCATCTAGATGGCTACCAAATGTACCCAAAGACTCAAATGTCAATAAAGATTTAGAATCGGACATGGGTTCGGATTCTGTTGTTGGGGATTTAAGATCAAAGCATAGGCTTCTTTTGGAATCAATTATAAGCTTACTCCCAGCAGAAAGAGGAGCTGTTTCCAGTAGTTTCTTGCTTAAACTTTTGAAAGCAGCCAATCTAGTTAATGCCTCATCTTCTTCTAAGATGGAGTTGGCTAGGAGAGTTGGGATTCAGTTAGATGAAGCAAAAGTGAGTGACTTGTTGATACCCACAAAAGATAGTACACTATATGATGTGGATATAGTGCTGACCATATTGGAGCAATTCACGTTACAAGGGCAGAGTCCGCCGATTAGTCCCACCAGGGGAAAGAATGGTtttgagaggaggaggaggtctAGGTCCGCAGAGAACATCAAATTTGAGTTTCAGGAGAGTAGAAGGTCTTCTTCTGCGTCTCATAGTTCAAAACTTAAGGTGGGGAGACTTGTGGATGGGTATCTTCAAGAGATAGCAAGAGATGTGAATTTGCCGTTGTCCAAGTTCATTGCGGTGACTGAAGCTGTACCGGATTTTGCAAGGGTTGATCATGATGATCTATACAGAGCAATTGACATTTATCTCAAG GCACACCCGGATCTTAACAAAAGCGAAAGAAAGCGTTTGTGCAAAATCCTAGACTGCAAGAAATTATCAATGGAAGCTTGCACGCATGCAGCTCAAAACGAGCTACTCCCACTGAGGGTGGTGGTTCAAGTCCTCTTCTTTGACCAAGCTAGAATTGCCACAGCCGGTGGTCCAGTAACTGAGCTTCCTAGCAACATTAAGGCACTTTTTGCTCAAAATGGTGACCCAAGAAAACCCACATCATCATTAAGTACAAACGCGACTGCAGTTGCACCGGAGGACCAGTGGAGCGTTACAGGTCTCAAATCGCCAAAATCAAAGCTTGCAACTTTGAGGATGAAGCTAGCTGAAGACGAGGATTTGGAAGACAATTACACCAATGAAATTGGAAATAATTCTAAAGTCAAGGCCGTTTGTTCGCTTCCCACTGGACCTAAAAGGATGCTGAGTAAGTTGTGGTCCATTAATAGAAGTGCAGGAGAAAAAAATTGTCAGtaa